A genomic stretch from Larimichthys crocea isolate SSNF chromosome XXII, L_crocea_2.0, whole genome shotgun sequence includes:
- the LOC104938447 gene encoding clathrin interactor 1 translates to MLNMWKVRELVDKATNVVMNYSEIESKVREATNDDPWGPSGQLMGEIAKSTFMYEQFPEVMNMLWTRMLKDNKKNWRRVYKALLLLAYLIRNGSERVVTSAREHIYDLRSLENYHFIDENGKDQGINVRQKVKEMVEFVQDDDRLREERKKAKKNKDKYIGVSSDSMGGGGGGSIKNSNELDRSKWDEDWDKSKGAFPFSEKLGEISDKIGSTIDDTLNKFRKKERDDSPDRISDNEEDRASRNGRQETLEFKDEEETVTTKSIQITQATETTTTTTRKRSGATSSKTLDLGAAAHYTGDKSPEDMSSVRQSSSSGLADLLVIDTSSNQGTTTGGSSDLIGGFADFSSPAASASLPTSTAAASSNGNGEFGDWNAFSANPPATSSSVPSQPVTDLFGGVQSPSASNPTAVPPSAELFDLMGGVNHQLTNPHTTLSASQSMTFSLGGATPGVSVAMPTLPLSRSQQSLGGMTSQQAIAQQQKVGGVGGQGSLGSTWSDPSVNISLDFLSAGLNPIKTPPTLNNIIQQQGVPPVNLLAQNFGGLNLSSPPHVTPIRPPANPMMAGNAMTMGMPTSMATGMPASLAANMPPSMTTGTMGMGGIPVNQGMMGMNMSMNMGMATPVMMGGMAGMGVPGVGMGLTHSITPAVVPPKQDAFANFGSFGK, encoded by the exons CACCAATGTGGTGATGAACTACTCAGAGATCGAGTCCAAGGTGAGAGAGGCCACCAATGACGACCCCTGGGGACCCTCCGGACAACTAATGGGAGAAATAGCCAA atctaCCTTTATGTATGAGCAATTTCCAGAGGTGATGAATATGCTGTGGACCAGGATGCTGAAAGACAACAAGAAGAACTGGAGGCGAGTCTATAAG GCTTTACTGCTGCTTGCCTATCTGATCAGGAATGGCTCTGAAAGAGTCGTCACCAGTGCCCGAGAACACATCTATGACCTGCGATCTCTAGAAAACTACCACTTCATTG ATGAGAATGGTAAGGATCAGGGAATCAATGTGCGTCAGAAGGTGAAGGAGATGGTGGAGTTTGTCCAGGACGAtgacagactgagagaggagagaaagaaagccaagaagaacaaagacaaatacattGGAGTCTCCTCCGACAGtatgggtggaggaggaggaggaagcattAAGAACT CTAATGAGTTGGATCGGAGTAAGTGGGATGAGGACTGGGACAAGAGCAAAGGAGCTTTCCCCTTTAGTGAGAAGCTCGGAGAGATCAGTGACAAGATAGGCAGCACCATCGACGACACGCTCAACAAGTTCCGAAAGAAGGAACGAGACGACTCACCAGACAGAATCAG TGACaatgaggaggacagagcatCGAGAAATGGTAGGCAGGAAACCCTTGAGttcaaagatgaagaagaaactgtcACGACGAAGAGCATCCAGATCACACAAGCAACAGAAACCACAACCACGACAACACGGAAACGCAGCGGAGCCACAAGCAGCAAGACACTGGACCTGGGTGCTGCAGCTCACTACACTGGAGACAAGAGCCCGGAGGACATG TCATCAGTCAGGCAGTCGTCCAGTAGCGGACTAGCTGACCTGCTAGTGATTGACACTTCATCCAATCAGGGAACTACAACGG GTGGAAGTTCAGACCTCATTGGTGGCTTTGCTGACTTCTCCTCTCCTGCGGCCTCTGCCAGCCTCCCAACCTCCACTg CTGCTGCATCATCCAATGGAAATGGAGAATTTGGAGACTGGAATGCCTTCTCAGCTAATCCACCAGCTACGTCTAGCTCTGTTCCCTCCCAGCCTGTCACTGACCTTTTTGGCGGCGTCCAGTCACCCTCAGCCTCTAATCCCACCGCTGTCCCACCTTCTGCCGAGCTCTTTGACCTGATGGGTGGAGTTAACCATCAATTAACCAATCCACATACAACACTGAGTGCCTCTCAGAGCATGACTTTCTCTTTGGGAGGGGCGACGCCAGGAGTTTCTGTTGCTATGCCTACTTTGCCACTTTCTCGCTCTCAACAG AGCTTGGGTGGCATGACATCCCAGCAGGCCATAGCACAACAGCAGAAGGTCGGTGGCGTTGGAGGTCAGGGATCGTTGGGGTCAACCTGGTCTGACCCCTCTGTCAACATCAGCCTTGACTTCCTATCAGCAGGCCTCAACCCCATCAAGACACCACCCACACTCAACAATATCATCCAGCAACAAG GAGTGCCTCCCGTCAACTTGTTGGCCCAGAACTTCGGAGGACTGAACCTCAGCTCCCCACCCCACGTGACACCCATCAGACCACCAGCCAATCCCATGATGGCGGGCAATGCCATGACGATGGGCATGCCTACGTCGATGGCGACTGGCATGCCTGCTTCCTTGGCAGCGAATATGCCCCCTTCAATGACAACGGGTACCATGGGGATGGGAGGAATTCCTGTAAACCAAGGCATGATGGGAATGAACATGAGCATGAATATGGGCATGGCCACTCCAGTGATGATGGGTGGTATGGCTGGCATGGGAGTGCCGGGAGTAGGGATGGGCCTGACGCACTCCATCACCCCAGCCGTGGTTCCACCCAAACAAGATGCCTTCGCTAACTTTGGCAGTTTTGGGAAATGA